One part of the Chryseobacterium mulctrae genome encodes these proteins:
- a CDS encoding alpha/beta fold hydrolase, producing the protein MRFSTKKEKKYNFIEAGEGHPLVLLHGLMGGLSNFDKMVSFFSEKGFKVYVPQLPIYDLPVLNTNLTTIAKFVIKFIETNIGKPVTIVGNSMGGHVGLILTLARPDLVQNLVLTGSSGLYERAFGDSFPRKNDRSYIRKKAEEVFYDPSVATEDLVDEVFSVVNDRMKGIKTVMLARSAIKHNMLNDLPKISRPTCLIWGKQDNVTPPEVAIDMHKFIPNSDLFWIDKCGHAAMMEKPDEFNEILYDWVKDKI; encoded by the coding sequence ATGAGATTTAGTACAAAAAAAGAAAAGAAATATAACTTTATAGAAGCTGGAGAAGGTCACCCTCTTGTGCTTTTGCACGGGTTGATGGGTGGATTGAGTAATTTTGATAAAATGGTGAGTTTTTTTTCAGAAAAAGGTTTTAAGGTTTATGTACCTCAATTACCGATTTACGATTTGCCGGTACTCAATACCAATCTCACAACGATTGCAAAATTTGTAATCAAATTTATCGAAACCAATATTGGCAAACCAGTTACCATTGTAGGTAATTCTATGGGTGGTCATGTTGGTTTAATTTTAACTTTGGCGCGCCCAGACTTAGTACAAAACCTTGTACTAACAGGAAGTTCTGGTTTATACGAAAGAGCTTTTGGCGACAGTTTCCCAAGAAAAAACGACCGTTCCTATATCAGAAAGAAAGCAGAAGAGGTTTTCTATGACCCTTCAGTTGCTACTGAAGATTTGGTAGATGAAGTTTTCAGCGTGGTAAATGACCGAATGAAAGGAATTAAAACGGTAATGTTGGCAAGAAGCGCCATCAAACACAATATGTTGAATGATCTTCCTAAAATCTCAAGACCAACATGTCTTATTTGGGGAAAACAAGACAATGTAACACCTCCGGAAGTTGCAATCGACATGCACAAATTTATCCCTAATTCAGATTTATTCTGGATTGATAAATGCGGACATGCTGCCATGATGGAAAAGCCAGATGAGTTTAATGAAATTCTTTACGACTGGGTAAAAGACAAAATATAA
- the mraZ gene encoding division/cell wall cluster transcriptional repressor MraZ yields the protein MRNFIGTYECKIDDKGRLKVPSSLIKQMEDFEDKTFVVKRSVFQPCLEVYPMKAWDKLMDKINKLNRFIKKNADFIRMFTAGVKTVELDTAGRLQISKDLTHFGSLTKDIVITSAGELFEIWDKEAYEKVIATNEDDFASLAEDVMGAFDEE from the coding sequence ATGAGAAATTTCATTGGAACATATGAGTGCAAAATAGACGACAAGGGTCGCCTTAAAGTGCCTTCATCGCTAATTAAGCAGATGGAGGACTTTGAGGATAAAACCTTTGTGGTAAAGCGTTCTGTGTTTCAACCATGTCTTGAAGTTTACCCTATGAAAGCCTGGGATAAGCTGATGGATAAGATAAATAAGTTGAATAGATTCATCAAAAAAAATGCAGATTTTATAAGAATGTTTACAGCAGGAGTGAAGACGGTTGAGCTTGATACCGCCGGAAGACTGCAGATTTCGAAAGATCTTACCCATTTTGGAAGCCTTACAAAGGATATTGTGATAACGAGTGCGGGAGAACTTTTTGAAATTTGGGATAAAGAAGCTTATGAAAAAGTAATTGCGACCAATGAAGACGATTTTGCAAGCCTTGCAGAAGATGTGATGGGAGCGTTTGATGAAGAATAA
- the rsmH gene encoding 16S rRNA (cytosine(1402)-N(4))-methyltransferase RsmH, producing MYHNPVLLKQSVDDLVTNPDGIYVDCTFGGGGHSREIVSRLSEKGKLYGFDQDLDALKNNIDDPKFTLINQNFRFLENSLLMYGVSQVDGILADLGVSSHQFDAGERGFSTRSNAPLDMRMNVMQSLDAKKVINEYDEEALADIFYYYGELREARKLARDIVHNRKNKTIETTEDLKKLFSYLPPHKVNKFYAQLFQAIRIEVNQELEVLKEMLVQSYKILKPGGRLVVISYHSLEDRLVKRFLKNGMFEGEPQRDIYGNYEKAFELVKSKAIIPDDKEIEENSRARSAKMRTGIKV from the coding sequence ATGTATCACAACCCCGTTTTATTGAAGCAAAGTGTGGATGATTTGGTGACCAATCCAGACGGAATTTATGTGGACTGCACATTTGGTGGCGGTGGACATTCACGCGAGATTGTAAGCCGACTTTCCGAAAAAGGAAAATTATACGGTTTTGATCAGGATCTTGATGCTCTTAAAAATAATATCGACGACCCGAAATTTACGTTAATCAATCAGAATTTCAGATTCCTTGAAAATTCTCTTTTGATGTATGGTGTTTCTCAGGTTGACGGTATTTTGGCTGATCTTGGAGTTTCGTCTCATCAATTCGATGCAGGCGAAAGAGGTTTTTCTACGAGAAGCAATGCGCCACTTGATATGAGAATGAACGTTATGCAGAGTCTTGATGCTAAAAAAGTAATCAATGAGTATGACGAAGAAGCTTTAGCGGATATTTTTTATTACTATGGTGAATTGAGAGAAGCGAGAAAATTAGCTCGTGACATCGTACATAACAGAAAAAATAAAACCATAGAAACTACTGAAGATCTGAAAAAACTGTTCAGTTATCTTCCGCCGCATAAAGTGAATAAATTTTATGCGCAGTTGTTTCAGGCAATAAGAATTGAGGTTAATCAGGAACTTGAAGTTTTAAAAGAAATGCTGGTTCAGTCTTATAAAATTTTAAAACCAGGTGGACGATTGGTGGTTATTTCTTACCATTCTCTGGAAGACCGTTTGGTAAAAAGATTTTTGAAAAACGGAATGTTTGAAGGTGAGCCGCAACGTGATATCTACGGAAATTACGAAAAAGCATTCGAATTGGTGAAGAGCAAAGCAATTATTCCTGATGATAAGGAAATTGAAGAAAACTCAAGAGCCAGAAGTGCTAAAATGAGAACCGGAATAAAAGTATAA
- a CDS encoding FtsL-like putative cell division protein — protein MAKRTTNRPQRRLTFIDIIKGNFLNRDEIKIHYKFFLLLFVLMMAMIYSNHLVNKKIKIVNALKEETEEYKSRNAYAQSKLIKVKMESQLGKEVAVDSLMTLESHPHKLLIKLDSSDAKTK, from the coding sequence GTGGCAAAAAGAACAACAAATCGCCCTCAGAGAAGACTTACTTTTATAGATATTATAAAAGGAAATTTCCTGAACCGTGATGAAATAAAAATTCATTACAAGTTTTTCCTGTTGTTGTTTGTCTTAATGATGGCGATGATTTATAGTAATCATTTAGTCAACAAAAAAATAAAGATTGTTAACGCTTTAAAAGAAGAAACAGAAGAATATAAATCAAGAAACGCTTACGCTCAAAGCAAGCTGATCAAAGTAAAAATGGAATCTCAATTGGGCAAAGAAGTGGCTGTAGATTCATTAATGACTTTAGAAAGTCACCCGCACAAATTGTTAATCAAACTAGACAGTAGTGATGCAAAAACAAAATGA
- a CDS encoding penicillin-binding transpeptidase domain-containing protein — translation MQKQNDYDNKRKKTLRWGYLFATVALCVFVMFLARIVILQNTNVQEIKDDYINSNYRTATLKAARGNLFASDGSILATTVMRYDIFLDFKTIKDTVYSNNIGALTDSLSNMFGKPRAEFRKRFDEQKKKKNQYYSLVKGLDFDQYDRIRNFPIFRRGKNKGGFIVDRNYKRELATSEIGSGTIGMDNGEVRSGLEGAFSKFLTGTDGSRLEQRVNSSQWKPIDFWKVSEPVDGQDVYTTLDLRIQDIAHSALEKQLINFEAKHGTVIVMEVQTGKVRALVNLRQTEPGVYEDAYNYALKDNIEPGSTFKTISLLAAMDDGFIDENTTVDVGNGVWTYAKQRISDGHGGGTYDISDVLAKSSNVGTAKLITKYYAEKPQIFLDHLRRWKLFDKMDIELPGITKPKIVTPESKRWNAATLASISYGYSSNINLLQLTTFYNGVANKGKMVKPLFIDKIMKDGKTIFQAKEEVIVKKMASDKAIQMMTAALTKAVEKGTGRSIFTPNLKMAGKTGTARFEYWLPGPMKYRASFAGFYPADNPKYTCYVMISEPNTAKSFYGGTVSAPVFKEIAGKTFLKTPQNIEKEMLVDRKANLNKMVEPNVKVAVNNKQMPSVVGLIGKNVIPQLENLGYRVDFKGVGRIKEQFPLEGTTISKNQRIYLSLQN, via the coding sequence ATGCAAAAACAAAATGATTACGATAACAAAAGAAAAAAAACACTGCGATGGGGTTACCTCTTCGCAACTGTTGCTTTATGTGTATTCGTGATGTTTTTGGCGAGAATCGTTATTCTTCAGAACACCAATGTTCAGGAAATTAAAGACGATTATATCAACAGCAATTACCGAACAGCAACTCTGAAAGCGGCTCGCGGAAATTTGTTTGCTTCCGACGGATCAATTTTGGCAACAACCGTGATGCGTTATGATATTTTTCTTGATTTTAAAACGATAAAAGATACTGTTTACAGCAATAATATTGGTGCTCTTACAGATTCTTTGAGTAATATGTTTGGAAAACCGAGAGCTGAATTCAGAAAAAGATTCGACGAGCAGAAAAAAAAGAAGAACCAATATTATTCTTTGGTAAAAGGTTTAGACTTTGATCAGTACGACAGAATCCGAAATTTTCCAATTTTTAGAAGAGGAAAAAATAAAGGTGGATTTATCGTTGATAGAAATTACAAACGAGAATTGGCAACTTCAGAAATTGGTTCAGGAACCATCGGAATGGATAATGGTGAAGTAAGATCAGGTCTTGAAGGCGCTTTTTCAAAATTTCTTACAGGAACAGACGGAAGTAGATTGGAACAAAGGGTTAATTCTTCTCAATGGAAGCCAATCGATTTCTGGAAAGTTAGCGAACCGGTTGACGGACAGGACGTTTACACGACTTTAGATCTTAGAATCCAGGATATTGCGCATTCTGCTTTAGAAAAACAACTGATCAATTTCGAAGCAAAACATGGAACGGTAATCGTAATGGAGGTTCAAACCGGAAAAGTGAGAGCTTTGGTTAATTTAAGACAAACTGAACCGGGCGTTTATGAAGATGCTTACAATTATGCTTTAAAAGATAATATCGAGCCGGGATCTACTTTTAAAACCATTTCTCTTTTGGCAGCAATGGATGATGGTTTCATAGATGAAAACACAACGGTAGATGTTGGAAATGGAGTTTGGACCTATGCTAAACAGAGAATTTCTGATGGTCATGGTGGTGGAACTTACGATATCAGTGATGTTTTGGCAAAATCAAGCAACGTAGGAACGGCTAAACTGATTACAAAATATTACGCAGAAAAACCTCAGATTTTCCTTGATCATTTAAGAAGATGGAAATTATTTGATAAAATGGATATCGAACTTCCGGGAATTACAAAACCAAAAATCGTAACTCCGGAAAGCAAAAGATGGAATGCTGCAACATTGGCTTCAATATCTTATGGATATTCATCAAACATTAATCTTTTGCAGTTGACAACCTTCTACAATGGAGTTGCCAATAAAGGAAAAATGGTAAAACCTCTTTTCATTGATAAAATAATGAAAGATGGAAAAACAATTTTTCAGGCAAAAGAAGAGGTCATTGTTAAGAAAATGGCTTCTGATAAAGCGATTCAGATGATGACTGCAGCTTTAACAAAAGCGGTAGAAAAGGGAACGGGTAGAAGTATTTTTACTCCAAATCTAAAAATGGCAGGAAAAACGGGGACGGCAAGATTTGAATATTGGCTTCCTGGTCCAATGAAATACAGAGCCTCATTTGCAGGATTTTATCCGGCAGATAATCCGAAATATACGTGCTATGTAATGATTAGCGAGCCAAATACTGCTAAAAGCTTTTATGGAGGAACGGTTTCTGCTCCTGTTTTTAAAGAAATTGCTGGTAAAACTTTCCTGAAAACACCACAGAATATTGAAAAAGAAATGCTTGTTGACAGAAAGGCGAACCTTAATAAAATGGTGGAACCGAATGTAAAGGTAGCGGTTAACAATAAACAAATGCCAAGTGTAGTTGGGCTAATCGGTAAAAACGTTATCCCGCAATTGGAAAATTTAGGCTATCGTGTAGACTTTAAAGGAGTGGGAAGAATTAAAGAACAGTTCCCATTGGAAGGCACAACGATAAGCAAAAACCAGAGAATATATTTGTCTCTGCAGAATTAA